The proteins below are encoded in one region of Silene latifolia isolate original U9 population chromosome 2, ASM4854445v1, whole genome shotgun sequence:
- the LOC141641746 gene encoding uncharacterized protein LOC141641746, which yields MRKDAMKFSKRCDACQRHAHVSHQLAEPLHQVISPWPIMKWGMDIVGPLPRAPGNKVYMLAMTDYFSKWKEAELSSQVTEIQKLEEIGGKWAEELPLVLWADRTTPKVATGQTPFSLVEMASSLDMIDELRTSAQIRMASYRQIVARSYNKNVKVRTLQVGDLVMRKVFQNTKNQQAGKFAYN from the exons atgcgcaaagatgccATGAAATTCTCAAAAAGATGTGACGCTTGTCAGAGGCACGCCCACGTTAGCCACCAGCTTGCAGAGCCTCTGCACCAGGTTATCTCACCATGGCCCAtcatgaagtggggaatggacatagtGGGACCACTACCCAGAGCACCAGGAAACAAAGTCTatatgctcgccatgacggactacttctccaaatggaaaGAGGCAGAATTATCCTCCCAGGTTACAGAAATCCAg AAGCTGGAAGAGATTGGGGGCAAGTGGGCAGAAGAGCTACCTCTGgttctctgggctgacagaaccacacccAAGGTTGCAACGGGACAAactcccttcagcctg GTGGAAATGGCAAGCAGTCTGGACATGATAGATGAACTCAGAACCAGCGCCCAGATCAGGATGGCTTCCTACCGACAAATTGTGGCTAGAAGctataacaagaatgtaaaagtaAGAACCCTGCAGGTAGGAGATCTGGTCATGAGGAAAGTCTTCCAGAATACCAAGAACCAGCAAGCAGGAAAATTCGCCTACAACTAG
- the LOC141641747 gene encoding uncharacterized protein LOC141641747, producing the protein MRKPELSGRMAKWSVHLSGYDLKFEPHTAIKSQALTDFVSDFCPALQTQAEEDILSQEEDKGEQVWELHVDGASNAKGAGVGLVLKSPQGDLIVQAVRCEFKATNNEAEYEALILGLKLALDLKIRHLQVCSDSKLIVNHVNDCYEARDPRMMAYLDVAKELKIRFVTFNIKQIPRDHNAEADTLATLGATFKTETISTIPIVHVLEPATLKSQQEAEVVCITSSEENTLDWRKPYLEWL; encoded by the coding sequence ATGAGAAAGCCAGAACTGTCAGGGAGGATGGCTAAATGGTCTGTGCACTTGAGCGGTTACGACTTGAAGTTTGAACCCCATACAGCCATAAAGTCTCAGGCTCTGACAGACTTCGTGTCTGACTTCTGCCCAGCCCTCCAGACCCAGGCAGAGGAGGACATTCTGAGTCAGGAAGAAGATAAAGGAGAGCAAGTGTGGGAGCTACATGTGGACGGAGCCTCAAATGCCAAGGGAGCAGGAGTAGGACTGGTCCTCAAGTCACCCCAGGGAGATCTCATAGTCCAGGCTgtacgatgtgaattcaaggccacaaacaatgaagcagaatatgaggcaTTGATCCTGGGTCTGAAGCTGGCTCTGGATCTGAAAATCAGACACCTTCAGGTTTGCAGTGATTCTAAGCTTATAGTTAACCATGTTAATGATTGCTATGAGGCCAGGGATCCCAGGATGATGGCATATCTAGACGTAGCAAAGGAGCTGAAAATCAGATTTGTCACGttcaacatcaagcaaatcccCAGGGACCATAATGCAGAAGCAGACACACTAGCCAccctgggggcaaccttcaaaaCAGAAACCATCTCCACaataccaattgtccacgtgTTGGAGCCAGCAACACTAAAATCTCAGCAGGAAGCAGAAGTGGTGTGCATCACCAGCAGTGAAGAAAATACTTTAGACTGGAGGAAACCATACCTGGAATGGCTGTAG